gaagaggacgacTACCAAGATAGTGAGGACGAAGATTATGGAAGTCGAAGAACAAGACATTCAGGCCGCGGAAGGGGAAGACCAAAACACAAAAAcgtcaaatttttcaagcagaaaCCTaaacttctttctcctgaTGTTACCTTGAAAGATTATCAGCAAACTGGTATCAATTGGCTAAACCTTTTATACCAAAACAATATGTCATGCATATTAGCGGATGAGATGGGACTTGGTAAAACCTGCCAGGTCATTGCATTTTTATCTTACCTCAAGCAGAACAATGAACATGGACCTCATCTGGTTGTAGTACCGTCATCAACTTTAGAGAATTGGTTGAGAGAATTCAACAAGTTCTGTCCCGATATGAAGATCGAGCCATACTACGGCTCtcagcaagaaagagcagaGCTGCGTGATATACTGGAAGACAACGATGGTCAGTACGATGTTATTGTGACAACTTACAATCTGGCCTCTGGTAATAAGCATGATGTTTCTTTCTTAAAAAATCGCGGCTTCAACGCAGTGATCTATGACGAGGGACACATGCTAAAAAACTCGATGTCCGAGCGGTTCAACAAACTCATGAAGATCGAAGCGAATTTTAGGCTGCTGTTAACTGGCACACCGCTCCAAAACAATCTGAAAGAACTAATGTCTCTCCTTGAATTCATCATGCCTAACTTGTTCGTCTCTAAAAAGAGCGATTTGTCGGCTGTTTTTAGGCAAAGAGCCAGAACCTCAGATTCCAACAAAGACTATAATCCACTGCTTGCACAGGAAGCGATTGCTAGGGCCAAAACTATGATGAAACCTTTCATTTTGAGGAGGCGAAAGGAtcaggttttgaagcacttACCACATAAGCATTCTAAGATAGAATATTGTGAGATGACAGACGTTCAACGCTCTATTTACAACAAGGAAATTCAGCAGGTTCTAGAGCATAAGAAAATGGTTaaagagagagaagaaagaggcgAGACGGCACCTCTTCCAAGCAAAAATGGGGGTGCTCAAGCCTCTAAAAATCTGATTATGTCTTTAAGGAAGGCATCGCTCCACCCGCTATTGTTCAGGCATATTTATGATGACAAGGTGCTCGACAAGATGAGCCGAGCCATCTTAAAGGAACCTGAATACGCAGAAAATGGTAATAAAGAATATATTCAGGAAGACATGAGCTACCTAAATGACTTTGAACTACACAGGCTCTGTTTGAAGTTTCCCAAGTCTTTAGGTAAATTTCAGCTGAAGAATGATGAGTGGATGGAGTCTGGAAAAATCGGCGCTCTTGGAAAATTACTCAAAGATATTATTGAGCACAAAAAGGAGaaggttttggttttctcgCTTTTCACACAGATGCTTGATATCTTGGAGATGGCCCTGACCACACTGAATATTAACTTTCTTCGTTTAGATGGCTCAACTCAGGTCAATGACCGCCAAGCACTGATTGATAAATTTTATGAAGACGAAAGTATTCCTGTATTTATTCTTTCGACAAAAGCAGGCGGCTTCGGTATCAATCTTGTGTGTGCTAACCACGTCATTATTTTTGATCAAAGCTTCAACCCACACGATGACAAACAAGCGGCAGATAGATCACATCGTGTTGGGCAGACGAAAACAGTTCACATCACTACCCTCGTTACGCGCAACTCCATAGAGGAAAAGATCCTGCAGCTGgcaaagaacaagcttGCGCTAGATACTTACATCAGCGAGGATGACAATAAAGCTACGGAAGCGCTTGAAAACAAGGTGAGCGACATGCTCGAGGATATAATTTACGATGAAAGCAAATAGCATCAATGCACCAGCTGCATTGTTTGCCCAAAGCTTACTGAACTTTCCAGGCGTACTACCAGCTCTGTCTAAGAATAGTGTATGCAGCATCCCGTACATAAAGACATACACAACAATGATCTCGATAACTTTTAAAGCCTCGTTATCACGATCAAACAACTTTTAAGCCGAGAACTGAGAGCAGTTTTTTTGTGACAGCAGCCTATCGTTACGAGTCGGAGGCATTTGAGGCAACCCATAACTTTGGGAACGGTTTGGTTTCAGACCAATAATCAGATCTTTGATAAGCGAACGCCTCTACGTTGAGTCGCAAAAAACAGTATATTTTAGTACTTGCAGCACCAAAGGGTTCAAATCTATACTTGACCCGTTTTAACTTTGGTTGAGCCCTAAGGAACCTTCTCTTGTTATTGAAAATGGAAGCTGACTGGAGGACCACACTTTCGAACCAGGAGAGGTCGAAGTACATCACTGAGCTGGCCCAGATACTTGCCCAGATAAGTCAGGTTAATGGGGGAGACAGAGGAAACTTTAAtctggaaaagctcaagaaaaccGCAGAACAGTTCGAAAAGAGTCTGTATGCCAGTAGCTCATCTAAAGAGCTCTACTTAGACTCGATGCGGAAGAGGATAGCAGCAATGGATActgccaagaagaaggcgatTGCCAACATCCAGCACAATGCGGCAAATGTAGCGGCCCACCAACAGTCTCagcaacaagctgctgtcgctgctgctcaGTCTGCCCAACAGCAAAGAGCGTCGCAATTTCCCCCCTCCAACATGAACTCACAAATGTTTTTCAACCAGCAGGCCCAGGTTAGGCAACAAGCTGCCCAGCAATTTAGGAATGGCGTAGGCTCCAACATGCCTGTTAATAGCGCTCCTACAAGGCCTCAACTGACGccccaacagcagcagctgaTTAATGAAATGAAAGGCGCAGAAATACCTAGGGAGCTTTTGCAAAGAATACCCAATCTACCGCCTGGCGTTAATACATGGCAAAAAGTCACCGAACTTGCACAGCAAAAGCGGCTAGGCCCTAAGGATTTGCAAATTGCTAAACAGGTCTACAAAATGCACCAGCAGATCGTTTTCAAATCGAAGATGCAGCAGGCCAGCGCAAATAATCGTGGAATTCCTCAACAAAGGGCCATGCCTCAGGGTCCTAATATGGCGCAGATGCCGCAACCTCGCTCAGTTGTTAATCAACCTTtacagcagcagcaacatcagcaacaacaacaacagcagcaacaccaacaacaccaacagcagcagcagcagcagcagcaacaccaacaacaccaacagcagcagcagcagcagcagcaacaccaacaccaacaacaccaacagcagcaacagcaacaacaacagcagagGCAAACCGGACAAGTCCCTCAGCCTTCGGGCCAAGAGATGCCAAATGTTTTGAACCGCTTAAACCAAATATTCACCCCAGCTGAGCAAAAGGCCCTGTATGAAAACGGGAAGAAGTTGATTGAGGACCTCCAAAGGACTAATAGGCTACCTACTGTCCTGACTCCACAGCAGCAAGCAATATATATTAAAAAGTACATCAACCAGATGGCTCTCAAGAAATTGCAGGCTGCTAGAATGAATCAAATGGGAACAACAAATCCACAGCAGCAAATGGCTCCCGCGCCTGCTCCTCAAGGTCAGAGTGTACCGGCCATGAGCCAGTTCACTTCTAACGTGGCGCCAAGTAATGCCAATTTAGCGGGCATGGcgcaaagaagagcttACGAAAGGGCGAATGCCGGTGGTGCGAGCGATGTTAACAGCGTTGGTAGTAGTACACAAGCTCAGCTCTCATCAGGCTCGTCGCAACAAGCCCCACCTGCACAGCAACAACCCCAGCCACAACCAAAGTTCTCACTTCCTCGTCCTACTGAGCAAGATCTGATGGTGCTTCGGAGAATTTCAGCAGAAATACAAAAGTCACACCTAAGGCTGTCAAACATTACAAATCAGATTTCTCaagagcagaagcaagCAATCAGGAACAAGCTTCAGCTCAACCGGCAACTGTTTACAAATGTTGACAGCTTTATCCCAACACTATATATGATAACCCGAAATGAGGAAAATGTTCGGCAGCTACTTCAAATTAGAATGTTGGCAAAGGAAATCACCGAGCATGCCACTCGAGGTGTTTTCATTGTTCCGCCAGAGGTAGTTGACAAGGTCATCTTCAGGTATCAAAAATACTATGAGTTCATCAAGGACCAAGTTCTCCGGAGGCATCAACAAATAATAGCAGCgagacagcagcagcagcagcagcagcaagcaCCATCCACAACCATTGATCCCGCATTCAATCAACAACGCATTCAGGGTTCGTTTCAGCAGATTCAGCAACAGATGCAGATgaggcagcagcagcagcagcaacaacaacaacaacaacaacaacaacaacaacaacaacaacaacaacaacaacaacaacaacaacaacaacaacaacagcagcagcaacagcaacagcaacagcaacaaaaaattcagCCTTCTCCGCAGCTGAACAATTGGACAAGGCTCAATGCAGATGGCAGGTCCACGAGCGGTGCTGATGGAGATAATGCTGTAGCTCCCCAAACTGCGCCCGAACATGTCCGTAGGTCTTCTTCTGGGATGGATTTCTTAAATTCGCCCGAATTTATGAATGCTAGGTCCTCTCCTCAGCAACCAGGCCTATCCCCTGCCAAAAAACAGGCCCagatgagaaaaaaaatggCCATGAAACAGGTCCCAGGCCAAGGCACACCAGGCTCGACTGTTCCTACCTCGAACAATACGCCTGTTCCTGTGTCTGGTCCTGTACCGGCAGTTGCAAGCAGGACAGGCACCCCTCAGGTTGGAACAGCGGGAATTTCTAGTATATCCCCAATGGTCAATCGAGCTACGGGCCTCAACCAGAGCCCGTCTCCAAGATCACACCCTAATGGTACTTTACCGCCACCAGCTGACTATCCCTACaaggaagacgaggagaATCTCAAGAAAATGGCTATAAGGAAAACTGAGATTATTGCGCGGTTTAAGTGTAGACAAGAGATCTTGGGGAAATCTTCAGTTGACTTGTTTCTGTGCTCTCTAGGTGATTGCCTTGGACTACCTTCAGCGTCCGTAGACCTCATCAGCCCAATCCCATCTGAAATTGTGGAACATGTGAACGGAGGTTGTAAAGGAAAGAATAACGGGGCGCCTGGCCAACGCGTTAAAGGTCAGGACCTCACAGACGTATCTATTGTCAACAATAGCATCGTGTTTGCGGACAGTAATTCCCCAGAAGCCAAGGCCGAGCCCTATGTTATTGGTCTCAACGACGTTGCTAGTGTCTTCCGGGATGTCTATGGTTCAACTGATCTGtcttccttttctttcgaaactAAAACATTTTCTGGAGAAGGTGGtgccaagaaaagaaaagcaGGTGACCTAGATAATAGCCCTGATGCGTCCCCAGCCTCGTCGGCGATAATGAGCGAatccaagaagctcaagattGATTCCCCAGAGGACATGTACTTCACGGCACCTGGGGAAGACACTAAACAGCTACTTACCAAGAGTGGCGCCATGAAATTTTCTCCCGAAAATAAGATTTGGGACTGGAGCTTTTGGGAAACCTCATGAGTCTAAAGAGAGTCTCCAGAATATTTAGCAGTTTTTAATTTGAATTATCTTTACTATGTGTTAAGCCGTGTGCAGTGCTGTGGAGACAATGGCTTTCACTTTAAGTCTAGTGAGATATTACCTCCCGAGAACGTCAGGCTATATAAAAACGCTTAACTCGTCACACCATAGCCAAATCGTGGAGTTGGTAGCTCAATCCTTTTACCAACATTCTAGCGGACACTTTGCACCCCAGCAATGGTCGGAGAGTATCCAAAATTTCCACAATTCTCGAGATCCGAGATAAGCGAACAACTGGTCCCAGAGATCAGGCATTGGGCTTTGACTAATGGGCTAGTTATGTATCCACCAAACCCTAACTTTGTCCAGGGAGCAGTTGCCCCTACCACTTTGTATCCTACACCTTTTCCCAGACAGAGCTTCGACCAGGCTATTTCGGTTCAAACTCTTTACAACGGATTATATGCCAAGATCGCGCAAGATCAAGATGGATGGCTAAGTAAAGAGATTGAATCGCTAGCCGAATTCGATCCTGAGTTTACAGGAAGGCTTTGGAACCTTTATGTCCAGGCCAAAGAAAAGGGGATTAGTCAAAAACTGGCATTGGGGGTATTCAGATCAGACTACCTCTTAGATGTTGGGAACTTAGAAGTCAAGCAGGTCGAGTTTAATACTGTTTCAGTATCTTTCGGAGGCTTATCAACGAGGGTTGGCCAGCTTCATAAGTTCTTGAATGACTCAGGTAGATATTCAGGAGGTAGTGGGCGGCCCTTTTACCGAGAAGAAATACCGGTATCAGATTCGGCCTTTCTACTAGCCAAATCACTGGCCGACGCAGCGCATCACTTTCAAGCAAGCAACGATACTACTATTGTGGCTTTTGTTGTCCAAAAAGGTGAAAgaaatgtttttgaccaaCGTATTTTGGAATAcaacctttttgagcattttgGGATAAAATCTGTCAGACTCACAATCCATGAGGTCAATACCAAAACTTTTGTGGACCCTGATACTAGCCGTATTTACTATAAGCCCTCAGGGGAAGAGATATCCGTGGTTTATTTTAGAGCTGGGTATTCTCCAAGCGATTTTGTGGAAGAGCAGGATTGGCAGAACAGATTGACTTTGGAGACGAGCTACGCTATAAAGGCCCCCAATCTCTTAACGCAGTTAGCTGGTGCTAAGAAAATACAACAGCTCTTAACAGACGAAAGCATACTGCAATGTTTTATAAGCGATGCAAGCGCTAGGCGTAAGTTAGGTTCTTCCTTTGTTAAAATTCATCCAATGGATAACTCAGAAGCTGGCTTGAGCGCGAGAAAGCTGGCACTTAAAAGTCCTGAAAGGTTTGTTTTAAAGCCTCAGAGGGAAGGTGGCGGCAACAACATCTATAAGGGAGATATTCCTGCGTTTCTTAGAAGTATCCCCGAGCAGGACTGGAGTGGCTACATTCTTATGGAGCTGATCAAACCAAAGCCAACCACCGAGAACTTCGTTGTCAAAGCGGATCAATTTGCTCAAGAACCAATTTTGAGTGAATTGGGCATATTCGGCTACGTTTTATTTGATGAGTCAACAATCTACCTAAACGAGTATGCAGGTTGGCTTTTGAGATCAAAGTCTAGCTCTTCCGATGAGGGTGGAGTGGCAGCAGGCTTTGGATGTGTTGATAGCGTTGTTTTGTACTAGCTCCCTATTTCAAGCATTTATAGACATTTCACctttcttcagctcattTGATGCCCATAACGCACCTGCTATCACATTGCTCGGAATGGTGATGATAGACATTATTGGTATCAGTTCCAACAACCCAGCCATCATTCCAAAGGCAGTATACTGCCCAAGGTGTTCATAGAACTTGTCTTTGAGCTGGCTTCCACTTAGATTTTTGAGCACATAGAACCTTTTACCATAAGAAAACCCTCTTGTAGGACTGAGAAGTTGATTGACGATTGTGGGTCCCACAATTGGAATCAGTGAAAGCATACTCAAAGCAACTTTGGAGCTTAACGAAAACATCAGAGAAACTGTTTTGGAAGGAAAAACTACCAACCAAAATTCCAGAGACCGCCACGAAGCTTGCTTTGGTGATGTGACAGGTAGATGTTTTGCTCTTTCTAAGAACTCAGCATGGCCTAGTTTTGTTAATGTTGCGTCAAATATACTGTCGGCAAATATAGGCGCTATCAGTATATTTGTGAGTGTAATAGCTAAAGCATTGGACTGCAACAACCATTGAATGTGCACAATCACGAAACCTACGGGTCCCAATGTGCTAACAGCCCAGATTAACAAAATAGGCAATAGGAAGAGGTAATAAAGAACAGCGACAGTGACGAATATGAATGCGAAGCAGAAAGCCAGAACAAAACTGTAcagccaaaaagaaggagtAACCACAAACCTTAAAAACCCCTAGTAAACGTTAGTAAACAAAAGACTTGGCTGTCTTACCTTGGCATTGAATGGGTTTCTTTGGAACGTACTAGAACGGGGTAGACATAAGTTTGGTCCacaaaaagcccaaatAAAAAATTCTTTCTCACATAGCTCACACGGCGTCTGAGCTTTACCGCAAGCGCCTGTACAAAAGTCTCTCTTCTGAGTCTCTTTACCAAGTGCACTTCAGCTTCGGCAGGGGCCGTTGTTGCGGCTGTTGCGGAGTTGTTGTTTAGCGGCGCTACTAAATGAGCATCTGACATGTGTTAATGGTGACAAATAGCCTTGATGTGACAAAGGGTGAACTTTGCTTGAATTCGCGCCTTTTCTTATAGCGCTTGTTCCGGGAGAAACATTTTTGGATTGAAGGACACTAAAAAGCTAAAAATGAAACATAAACTAAATGCTAGATAAAGAACTATTTTCGAATGATTGGGACTGCTCCAAGACGCAAATACCGCTCCCCAAAAAGTTACTTGTAATTGTAATCCCGGAAAGTATTGGTATTAATTCTAATGCTCCGCTCACTATGCCGAATGCTGTAAACTTGCCAATTTCTCGGTAAAATTCGTCTCTGcctctcttttcaagagctttccGCCTAGCCAGGTGAATGAGGTAGTAATCATAGCCTATTGGTGCAGACCTCAAAAGTTTAGCGAGAACAATCCCAATAATTGGAATAAGAGAGATGCAGAGTAGCACTGAAAAGATTATGAAGTGCGCCATGGTTTTTGCAGCAAATATAGATAAACTTTGGGTCCAGTTTCGTTTCTCGAGAACAACGGGATAAGCTGGCTGGTGCAGCCTTCTTATATTTTCTTTTGGGGTGCCTTTGTCTGTGAATAACTTTTCAAGGATCGCGGCAGCATGTCCTAAACAACCAACCCGAGTGACTGATGTGGCATACAAATTGACGTGCAGCATGGAGTGTACTACTGCGATAGTAATACCAAGAGGGCCAAACAGTACTGTACTGATACCCAGAACAAATGGGAACAAAGTGAAGTAATACAGTAGAGTAAAGAGCAAAAACTTAGACACATAGATGAGGAAAATTATCATTGCTTCATTCCAGTAAATAGCGGAGCAGAAAAGGTGGCATATGCCCTATATTTTATGCAATGTTAGGTATTCTTTCGGGGATACAGGCATATCTTGAATATGGATAGGTGGCAT
This is a stretch of genomic DNA from Lachancea thermotolerans CBS 6340 chromosome D complete sequence. It encodes these proteins:
- the FUN30 gene encoding DNA-dependent ATPase FUN30 (some similarities with uniprot|P31380 Saccharomyces cerevisiae YAL019W FUN30 Protein whose overexpression affects chromosome stability potential Cdc28p substrate homolog of Snf2p); protein product: MSSMTPKKDEEIQVPGSSPVEDTKVASSSPLKTDSSTAALLRDKFVYKPLERRELGANLKNGSGDNASDNSGGHSDADVAKLINEYPDFSETLVKAVFKSNSYDLNLTRERLRRIHSQKSSRSWAWRPGEKKPTSRLMSLGSYSDSVNTSSNGGHVPRHSSTIVASPEKSSKVTLEKQKTSIFDRYSHVMNQRHKPTMESVVVDPSTISQLEPSTRKRRKLLRADDPNRDPSMAAISNTKKSSVSLSDEDEDEISGDENVSGEDYQEYTPDVNIDDEILKFINDADEKDIADVADTTLDKASMVVKSRPFKSLVEFSQMDFLTEQEIQKQQEKKKSSRRGQQKKDGDKLLDKMIQTMKGYNAIDSLIKRCSSYGSLIASQIQKWGVNVEDIQSGELNFIDIGDDESESDEGAEIGITQESGSTGITKKSGKTKKSGDESDFDDEEDDYQDSEDEDYGSRRTRHSGRGRGRPKHKNVKFFKQKPKLLSPDVTLKDYQQTGINWLNLLYQNNMSCILADEMGLGKTCQVIAFLSYLKQNNEHGPHLVVVPSSTLENWLREFNKFCPDMKIEPYYGSQQERAELRDILEDNDGQYDVIVTTYNLASGNKHDVSFLKNRGFNAVIYDEGHMLKNSMSERFNKLMKIEANFRLLLTGTPLQNNLKELMSLLEFIMPNLFVSKKSDLSAVFRQRARTSDSNKDYNPLLAQEAIARAKTMMKPFILRRRKDQVLKHLPHKHSKIEYCEMTDVQRSIYNKEIQQVLEHKKMVKEREERGETAPLPSKNGGAQASKNLIMSLRKASLHPLLFRHIYDDKVLDKMSRAILKEPEYAENGNKEYIQEDMSYLNDFELHRLCLKFPKSLGKFQLKNDEWMESGKIGALGKLLKDIIEHKKEKVLVFSLFTQMLDILEMALTTLNINFLRLDGSTQVNDRQALIDKFYEDESIPVFILSTKAGGFGINLVCANHVIIFDQSFNPHDDKQAADRSHRVGQTKTVHITTLVTRNSIEEKILQLAKNKLALDTYISEDDNKATEALENKVSDMLEDIIYDESK
- the GAL11 gene encoding Gal11p (some similarities with uniprot|P19659 Saccharomyces cerevisiae YOL051W GAL11 Component of the Mediator complex interacts with RNA polymerase II and the general transcription factors to form the RNA polymerase II holoenzyme affects transcription by acting as target of activators and repressors); protein product: MEADWRTTLSNQERSKYITELAQILAQISQVNGGDRGNFNLEKLKKTAEQFEKSLYASSSSKELYLDSMRKRIAAMDTAKKKAIANIQHNAANVAAHQQSQQQAAVAAAQSAQQQRASQFPPSNMNSQMFFNQQAQVRQQAAQQFRNGVGSNMPVNSAPTRPQLTPQQQQLINEMKGAEIPRELLQRIPNLPPGVNTWQKVTELAQQKRLGPKDLQIAKQVYKMHQQIVFKSKMQQASANNRGIPQQRAMPQGPNMAQMPQPRSVVNQPLQQQQHQQQQQQQQHQQHQQQQQQQQQHQQHQQQQQQQQQHQHQQHQQQQQQQQQQRQTGQVPQPSGQEMPNVLNRLNQIFTPAEQKALYENGKKLIEDLQRTNRLPTVLTPQQQAIYIKKYINQMALKKLQAARMNQMGTTNPQQQMAPAPAPQGQSVPAMSQFTSNVAPSNANLAGMAQRRAYERANAGGASDVNSVGSSTQAQLSSGSSQQAPPAQQQPQPQPKFSLPRPTEQDLMVLRRISAEIQKSHLRLSNITNQISQEQKQAIRNKLQLNRQLFTNVDSFIPTLYMITRNEENVRQLLQIRMLAKEITEHATRGVFIVPPEVVDKVIFRYQKYYEFIKDQVLRRHQQIIAARQQQQQQQQAPSTTIDPAFNQQRIQGSFQQIQQQMQMRQQQQQQQQQQQQQQQQQQQQQQQQQQQQQQQQQQQQQQQQQQKIQPSPQLNNWTRLNADGRSTSGADGDNAVAPQTAPEHVRRSSSGMDFLNSPEFMNARSSPQQPGLSPAKKQAQMRKKMAMKQVPGQGTPGSTVPTSNNTPVPVSGPVPAVASRTGTPQVGTAGISSISPMVNRATGLNQSPSPRSHPNGTLPPPADYPYKEDEENLKKMAIRKTEIIARFKCRQEILGKSSVDLFLCSLGDCLGLPSASVDLISPIPSEIVEHVNGGCKGKNNGAPGQRVKGQDLTDVSIVNNSIVFADSNSPEAKAEPYVIGLNDVASVFRDVYGSTDLSSFSFETKTFSGEGGAKKRKAGDLDNSPDASPASSAIMSESKKLKIDSPEDMYFTAPGEDTKQLLTKSGAMKFSPENKIWDWSFWETS
- the GSH2 gene encoding glutathione synthase (similar to uniprot|Q08220 Saccharomyces cerevisiae YOL049W GSH2 Glutathione synthetase catalyzes the ATP-dependent synthesis of glutathione (GSH) from gamma-glutamylcysteine and glycine induced by oxidative stress and heat shock), with the protein product MVGEYPKFPQFSRSEISEQLVPEIRHWALTNGLVMYPPNPNFVQGAVAPTTLYPTPFPRQSFDQAISVQTLYNGLYAKIAQDQDGWLSKEIESLAEFDPEFTGRLWNLYVQAKEKGISQKLALGVFRSDYLLDVGNLEVKQVEFNTVSVSFGGLSTRVGQLHKFLNDSGRYSGGSGRPFYREEIPVSDSAFLLAKSLADAAHHFQASNDTTIVAFVVQKGERNVFDQRILEYNLFEHFGIKSVRLTIHEVNTKTFVDPDTSRIYYKPSGEEISVVYFRAGYSPSDFVEEQDWQNRLTLETSYAIKAPNLLTQLAGAKKIQQLLTDESILQCFISDASARRKLGSSFVKIHPMDNSEAGLSARKLALKSPERFVLKPQREGGGNNIYKGDIPAFLRSIPEQDWSGYILMELIKPKPTTENFVVKADQFAQEPILSELGIFGYVLFDESTIYLNEYAGWLLRSKSSSSDEGGVAAGFGCVDSVVLY
- a CDS encoding KLTH0D02420p (similar to uniprot|Q870H5 Saccharomyces cerevisiae YOL048C Hypothetical ORF), encoding MSDAHLVAPLNNNSATAATTAPAEAEVHLVKRLRRETFVQALAVKLRRRVSYVRKNFLFGLFVDQTYVYPVLGFLRFVVTPSFWLYSFVLAFCFAFIFVTVAVLYYLFLLPILLIWAVSTLGPVGFVIVHIQWLLQSNALAITLTNILIAPIFADSIFDATLTKLGHAEFLERAKHLPVTSPKQASWRSLEFWLVVFPSKTVSLMFSLSSKVALSMLSLIPIVGPTIVNQLLSPTRGFSYGKRFYVLKNLSGSQLKDKFYEHLGQYTAFGMMAGLLELIPIMSIITIPSNVIAGALWASNELKKGEMSINA
- a CDS encoding KLTH0D02442p (some similarities with uniprot|P31379 Saccharomyces cerevisiae YAL018C Hypothetical ORF), whose translation is MIIFLIYVSKFLLFTLLYYFTLFPFVLGISTVLFGPLGITIAVVHSMLHVNLYATSVTRVGCLGHAAAILEKLFTDKGTPKENIRRLHQPAYPVVLEKRNWTQSLSIFAAKTMAHFIIFSVLLCISLIPIIGIVLAKLLRSAPIGYDYYLIHLARRKALEKRGRDEFYREIGKFTAFGIVSGALELIPILSGITITSNFLGSGICVLEQSQSFENSSLSSI